CGATGTCCAAAAGTCGACCAAGACGCTCAAGATCATGTTGATCGGTTACTATTCGATATCTGGGATACTTCGATCGATGCTATGAAGGAATATTTGCTCGAGAAAAGAAGTGCTGCGTTTCTGATAACTGAAAGTCGACGATTCGAATTTCTCAAGAAAATATTTATCGAAACTAGTACTCAAAAGAGAAACGAAATAGTCAAATATCCGGAGTTTCTCGTATTTTGCACATCTCTGATCGAAACACACCATTGGTTTGACTGCGATTCGTTCATCAAACTGTTTTTTCCAAACGACAATAAAGTATTAGAATTCAAAGAGAACCTTCTACACAATGTCGAAATTGTAACATACTGCAGAAAGTTATTCCTCGAACATGGAGTGGAAAGATTACACGATTTACTGACCAAGTTTTTACCAAATTCCGGATctgtattaaaatacaaaactgaATATTTACTATATTCTTCGGTATTTCTGAGAGATTACTGTATACTCGAATTGAAATCTAATGGTATCGAAAAGGTGGTCGAATTGATCGATTACAAGTTTCCAGATTCGCAAAAAGCAGCTGATTTTTGTATCAAATTAATGTCGCAAAGCAAAGTCGTCAAGATGATGTGTCAGTTCATAAACGAAGGTAAATTCGATAAAACCAGGAATATGATCGATCATCTGCTCGTTCGTACCGAAGATGTTGACTCAGTCAAAAGGAAACTATTATCGGAGTACAAAAACTCCTTGAAAATGGGTAAATGTTTACACCTGAGAAAAGTCGAATGGGATGAGTTTTTGTCCTGGTGCTCGGATTCTGCTAAGGAACAGCTGAAGAACTCGTTAAAAGTCGacgatattttttcgaagatgttGAACAGAGTGGTACCATTCgcaaaaaagaaagattttgaaattgaatcgcGTTTAGAAGACATTGATTATTTTCTAAGTTGGTATTTTGAAACAAAGGATAGAGTCGACGAGTATAAACTTGAAAAGGTGCACGAGTATCGAGatatttttatgaagaaaattaataCGCAGAAGTTACGAGGATTATGTCTCAGAAAACTGGTCGTCGGATGGTTTTTTAATAGAAATCAAATTCTGATAGATGATTTTTACGAATAAAgcgatgttttaaaaataatttgttaattagttttaatttttttttttaaatttaagttGTTTTTTatatgttatttatttttacgtacctgcgtacttacctattacctatttaCGTACGTTCGTTATCTATTTTTATTCTTACATTATAAAatgttagatttttttgaattttaccatgAATTTAGCGTTGTTATTATTTTATCTCGGTTTCGTGTAGTATCAAATCGAATTGCATAATAAAGTTGTGTGAATTTGAGTTGGGTTTAACCGGAGTGTTTTTCTGGTTTCGATTCTTGTTGCTTTTCATCGAGTTCTCTAACATCTTCAGTAGATAGGTACTGTTTTTACATGTTTtctcatcattgaactttgttTTGAATTAGCTCATTATTCTAGAAGTTCGAGGAAACTTCGTAAGTGGATCATACAAGAACAACACGAACATCATTACAAGATAattgacgtatttttttctcattttgaaaacacttgtgTTGGTCTTTCTCCTGTAATGTgtataaaaacatgaaattttttcaagcgaaATGCTAAGAACAGAGCGAaagaagtattttcaaaaaatatctaaaaaaatgtaggaTTAAAATCACGTGTTGTTTGGAttgatatcgattttttttttaaattttcaagttttgacattgaattttatttctttaataTTGAGATGAGTAAAAGAATTTGGACTTAGGTGCTGTCGAAGGAGGGAACTGATCAGAGACGGTGGTACTGTactcaaaagtaaattttcatcggtTTTACATTAGAgttcaattcttttttatttttcccccaaaattgaagaatatttcaatttttagccattaCTATTTCAACGTAATTTGCACAAATTTGGTAATTGGTATAATTTAGACGTGGTTTGATGTTGCATTGAACTGGTTTTGAGTATAGGAATGACCTTGATCGAAAATtcatgtaggtatttcaaatttctaaggGAAGGTGGAGGCAAAATGGGTGTCAGTCGACAGAAAATCGAGAGTTGTGTAGGCTATCACATTCACGTCCAAAAATCCAAatcttgatgaaatttggaggaTTGAAGTCAGGGTTTTTCGTGGTTCTTTTATGAGCTTGAGTAACCTTTTGTCACTCTTCGAAGTTAAGTCCTAGCTccccaaaatgatttgaaaagctgaaattagcatttggatttttggaaaatggataGATTTAATCAGGGGCTGTGACagaaattattttcacttttggtTTATTGGTTGAGTTTTTGGTCTGCCTTTGAACTTGAGAATTGGGTTTTTGAGGCTTGATTTTGACCATTTATTGCTCACTTGATTTTtggttacagtttttttttgcttttagtcGAGGGgctcgcataaggatcacttgcagcCCTctgccgatcctctgggacaacttttttcttgaagggggagtcctaaggtacatacatttctagcccttgtcctaaaaaaaaatggccctacttacaaaatggcggccattttgattgacaggtcagccgaaatcgaagattttgcgttccaaaatagga
This region of Planococcus citri chromosome 5, ihPlaCitr1.1, whole genome shotgun sequence genomic DNA includes:
- the LOC135847827 gene encoding uncharacterized protein LOC135847827, whose amino-acid sequence is MNTKREAPESDDEPLNKRRKIDVDEVCEKIPICCTPAPLKQLSAMIVSLAIWCHYKIRSCKDRGYAAINYDVRMVTYDGESFIQVPPYRAAADYENDDQPVMKPIRDSIETLSLPTPLANIVLYQCKIRERELRLWAFRHKRLISLESFSSEDIFWNTNGYIDYLKTVRNVLSSSKLDTLEKFELMSEYCLKDDIESLPMWILYLEYVKKWTFYQNPKQVYWRCCLQGNLHTIESWLAYNSQYASLDTRMLLYWGVSHNQSSLEYFFNKLSDADRVSASISLIYRVDFRFKTVLVLSKLNEFEYDQVLKSCAYLIIMDLGRFVEYENYVSNLWINYKEQMSEYNFIEIILSLFRCPKVDQDAQDHVDRLLFDIWDTSIDAMKEYLLEKRSAAFLITESRRFEFLKKIFIETSTQKRNEIVKYPEFLVFCTSLIETHHWFDCDSFIKLFFPNDNKVLEFKENLLHNVEIVTYCRKLFLEHGVERLHDLLTKFLPNSGSVLKYKTEYLLYSSVFLRDYCILELKSNGIEKVVELIDYKFPDSQKAADFCIKLMSQSKVVKMMCQFINEGKFDKTRNMIDHLLVRTEDVDSVKRKLLSEYKNSLKMGKCLHLRKVEWDEFLSWCSDSAKEQLKNSLKVDDIFSKMLNRVVPFAKKKDFEIESRLEDIDYFLSWYFETKDRVDEYKLEKVHEYRDIFMKKINTQKLRGLCLRKLVVGWFFNRNQILIDDFYE